The genomic stretch GTGCACGATGTCCCCCATGGCGCTGGTGCGCACGATCAAGATGCGGGAACCGCTCATGTCCGGCCGATCGCTCTGGGCCTCTAGTCCGGCAGGTGCTTTACCCGGGAGATCAGGTCCGACGTGGCATGGTCCTTGGGGTCGCCGACAATGGCGGTGCGCCCGCCATAGGCCTGAACAATCTCGTACTCCGGTACCCGCTCCGGGTTGACGTAGTCGGTTCCCTTGCAGTGGACATCCGGGCGGAGCTCGGTCAGCAGTGGGACGGGTGAATCGCCGGTGAAGACGACCACGTAGTCGACGGGCTCGAGAGCCGCGAGCAGCTCGGCGCGCTCGGCCGCCGGAACGACAGGCCGGCCCTCTCCCTTGAGGCTGCGAACCGAAGCGTCGTCGTTGATGGCCACGATCAGCGCATCGGCCTCGCGGGCTGCGGCCGTCAGATAGCGCAGATGCCCGACGTGGACGAGGTCGAAGTGGCCATTGGCGAGTGCCACGGTCTTGCCGTCGCGTCTCAGCCGCTCGACTTCCAGCCTCAGGTCTTCGAGCTCTAGGGCGATTCCCACTCGAGTCTCTCCAGGATTCGTGAGCCTGCGGCCACCGCTTCGTTGAGCTCGTCCGGGTCGATTGTCGCGGTGCCCAGTTTCTGCACGACCACGCCACCCGCGAAGTTGGCGAGCAGAGCGGCCTCCAGGGGTGTCGAGTCGGCTGCGAGCGCCAGAGCGAACGTGCCGATGACCGTGTCGCCGGCGCCGGTGACGTCGGCGACCTGATCCGAACCGTGGATTGGAATGTGAACCGTGTTCCTCTGTTCGAACAGAGTCATGCCCAGGCCGCCCCGGGTGACGAGCACAAAGCTGGTGGCGAGC from bacterium encodes the following:
- a CDS encoding adenylyltransferase/cytidyltransferase family protein, whose translation is MGIALELEDLRLEVERLRRDGKTVALANGHFDLVHVGHLRYLTAAAREADALIVAINDDASVRSLKGEGRPVVPAAERAELLAALEPVDYVVVFTGDSPVPLLTELRPDVHCKGTDYVNPERVPEYEIVQAYGGRTAIVGDPKDHATSDLISRVKHLPD